From Bacilli bacterium PM5-9:
ATTATCTTCTGTTAAATTAAATTCTATTAAAGCATTTAATGTACCAAAGACAATACTTGAGATTGCTGCACAAACAATATCTTTTCCATTTTCAGCAAACATAGCATGACCTTTAATTTCTATTGAATTAATGTAATCATTATGTTGCTCAATCTTAACCTTAGTCATTATTAACCATTAATTTTGTTAATAGTAATTTTTGTATAAGGTTGACGATGTCCTTGTTTAGTTTTACTACTTTTCTTTGGTTTATATTTGAAAACAATAATTTTTTTATCTTTACCTTGTTTTTCAACTGTACCAGTTACAGTAGCACCACTTACATATGGAGCACCTACTTTAGTTGATTCACCACCAACCATTAGTACTTTATCAAAAGTAACTGTATCACCTTCGTTTACTTCTAATTTTTCAACAAAAATCACATCATTTTCCATTACTTTGATTTGTTTTCCACCTGTTTCAATAATTGCATACATGTACATTACACCTCCATTTTATCTTAGACTCGCCTATTAAGGTGGGATAGTCCACTTAAACCTTTTCAGTGCGGTTGTAGCTATGAGGTCTACAACATTGACATAATATCACAAAATAGCCCTCAAGTCAATACCCGCACCTAGTTTTCGCCTTAAAGGTGTTTTAGGGTTGAAGAAAAAAATAATTAGCAAAATAATATTAAACACTAAATAATATTATCTTCTTTGAAAAATTTAATTAAATAAATTATAAACAATTGCCATAAAGACATAGCAATCGTAAAAATAAATGAATTAAGATTAATTGATTGTATAATAGTTTCTAAAATAAAAATTGGATTACTAAATAAATAATGAGAATGCAATCTTGGAAAGCGACCTAAATAAATCGCAAAACCCGAAGCAAGAGTAATTAATAAAATTAAGATAAATGTTTTAAAGTTACTTTCATTATAAAAAAATGTTAACTGAAGTTTCTTTACAATTCTAAGCAATGAAATAATACCAATCACAAAACCAAACAACAAACCACAAGTAATTATTGAAAAGACAATCCAATCTTTTAAAATAAAGTTAAAAGTTGTTGTAAGCTCATATATATTTAATGCCTCAAGATGAAAGAAATCAGTTAAAAGATATGGAGCATTCGGATAAAATAAAAGCCATAACAATGATAATAAGATAATTATCACTTTATTATTAAACTTACATGTTAAATTACTAATTTCAAATGGAATGTATGCTAAAAAAACATTTAAAATTAAAAAATACAAGTAGAAATCTGCATATCTTGAAGCAAAGTAAACAAATAATAAAAAAATAATTATAAAAAATCTTATAAAGGTATTCAATTTATTCATAACTTCACCTCTCAAACTAGTATAAATTATAATATTTTTAACTACTTCATGCAATAAAGAACACATTTTATGATATAATTTGTTTGGAGTTGATATAATGAATTTAAATATTTCTCAATTAATTGAAGAAGATGAATATACAAAGATAATAGATAAATATAATGTTGGCTTAGAGCTAATTGATTTTAGTATTGCTGATGTTTTAGATAATCCAAGTGAGCATATAAAAAAATACCAAGCCCCACTTTATGATAAAGTAAGCTTTGGTATTCATGGACCATTTTTTGATTTAATTCCCGCTACATTTGATAGTTTAATTAAAGAAGTAACATTAAAAAGATTTAATCAAGTTTATAAAATCGCTCAAGGATTAAATGCTGAATACATTGTTTTTCAT
This genomic window contains:
- a CDS encoding uncharacterized protein YsxB (DUF464 family) (product_source=COG2868; cath_funfam=3.30.70.1490; cog=COG2868; ko=KO:K07584; pfam=PF04327; superfamily=118010); translated protein: MTKVKIEQHNDYINSIEIKGHAMFAENGKDIVCAAISSIVFGTLNALIEFNLTEDNIIVSEAYIKIDMINDDKLQMIVKTMIIQLQTIQESYPDYIQILIN
- a CDS encoding large subunit ribosomal protein L21 (product_source=KO:K02888; cog=COG0261; ko=KO:K02888; pfam=PF00829; superfamily=141091; tigrfam=TIGR00061), with the protein product MYMYAIIETGGKQIKVMENDVIFVEKLEVNEGDTVTFDKVLMVGGESTKVGAPYVSGATVTGTVEKQGKDKKIIVFKYKPKKSSKTKQGHRQPYTKITINKING
- a CDS encoding putative membrane protein (product_source=COG4330; cog=COG4330; pfam=PF07099; transmembrane_helix_parts=Inside_1_6,TMhelix_7_24,Outside_25_27,TMhelix_28_50,Inside_51_56,TMhelix_57_76,Outside_77_101,TMhelix_102_124,Inside_125_143,TMhelix_144_166,Outside_167_185,TMhelix_186_208,Inside_209_217): MNKLNTFIRFFIIIFLLFVYFASRYADFYLYFLILNVFLAYIPFEISNLTCKFNNKVIIILLSLLWLLFYPNAPYLLTDFFHLEALNIYELTTTFNFILKDWIVFSIITCGLLFGFVIGIISLLRIVKKLQLTFFYNESNFKTFILILLITLASGFAIYLGRFPRLHSHYLFSNPIFILETIIQSINLNSFIFTIAMSLWQLFIIYLIKFFKEDNII